In the Alistipes provencensis genome, CCGAGGGCGATCGGCTGTACGGCGAAGCCGAAGATGTTATTCTTCTGCAGGTACATCACATGGATCACCAGATCGTTGTAGTCGTAGTCGCCCTTGTAGGAGTCCTCGAAACAGATCACCTGAAACATCTGCGCCTTGTTGCCTTCGAAAGAGGGGTATTCGTCCGAAGGCACGAACTCGACGGTCAAGCCCTCCTCCGCTGCGCGGGTCTTACCCATACGGGGCACCCAGATGGTCATAGGGCTGTCAGCCTCGGCAAGCGTCACGCCGTCGGCCTTGACAAGGGTTATGTTGCCGGCTTTCACGGGGACTTCAAAGGCCTCGGCCGTCTGGAAATGGCCGAGATCGACATCGATGGGAGGTTGTTCGGGGGATTCACCCTCGGGTTTGTCTATGCAGGAAACTGCCAAGGCAGCCAGCATAATAAGCAGGAGCTTTTTCATACTATTGAGAATTCAGAGATGGGTTGACGGGATAAAGGTAGGAATTATTTCGCAATTACGCTCAAAAATAAAACAAATCGGCCCATATTATTTTCTGATGGGAATTTCGAGGGGGGGGGTGATGCTTATACTCCGGCTTTCAGAAGCCTACAGGCAGGCAAAGCCTCAATACAAAAAATCCCCGGACGGTTCGTACTGAGTACGTTCCCTCCGGGGATTTGAGTGATGTGCGGCAGGTGTGCCGCTATCACAGGAAAGTCTACATCATGCCGCCCATGCCGCCTCCGGGCATTGCCGGCATGGCGGGAGCGTCGGACTTCTTCTCAGCCAGCACACACTCGGTGGTGAGGAACATCGACGCGATCGACGCGGCGTTCTCCAATGCGACGCGCGACACCTTCGTCGGGTCGATGATACCGGCCTTCAGCAGGTCCTCGTACTTGTCGTCGCGGGCGTTGTAACCGAAGGCATCCTTGCCCTCCTTCACCTTGTTGACGACCACCGAACCTTCGCCGCCGGCGTTCTCGACGATCTGGCGCAGAGGCTCCTCGATGGCGCGTTTCACGATCTGGATACCCGTCGTCTGATCCTCGTTGTCGCCCTTCATGCCTTCGAGAGTCGCCGTAGCACGGATGTAAGCCACACCGCCGCCCGGAACGATACCCTCCTCGACGGCTGCGCGGGTTGCGGCCAGCGCATCGTCCACGCGGTCCTTCTTCTCCTTCATCTCGACCTCGGTAGCGGCTCCGACGTAGAGTACGGCAACACCGCCGGCCAGCTTGGCCAGACGCTCCTGCAGTTTCTCCTTGTCGTAGTCCGACGTAGCCTTGTCGATACCGGCGCGGATCTGTGCCACGCGCGAAGCGATCTCCTCCTTCTTGCCGGCGCCGTCGACGATGGTGGTGTTCTCCTTGTTGAGCGTCACCTTGTCGGCCGTACCCAGCATGTCCAGCGTAGCGTCCTCGATCTTCATGCCCTTGTCGGCCGAGATCACGGTTCCGCCCGTCAGCACGGCGATATCCTCCAGCATCTCCTTGCGACGGTCACCGAAGCCCGGAGCCTTGCAGGCAGCAATCTTCAGCGTACCGCGGAGTTTGTTGACCACGAGCGCCGAAAGAGCCTCGCCGTCGACATCCTCGGCGATGATCAGCAGCGAACGGCCGCTCTGGGCCACCGGCTCCAGCACGCCCATCAGCTCCTTCATCGTCGAAATCTTCTTGTCCGTAATCAGGATGTAGGGTTTCTCGAGCTGAGCCTCCATTTTCTCGGTGTCGGTGATGAAATAGGCCGAAATATAACCGCGGTCGAACTGCATACCCTCGACCACCTCGACGTGGGTCTCGGTACCTTTGGCCTCCTCGACGGTGATGACACCCTCGTTATTGACCTTGGCCATCGCCTCGGCGATCAGCTTACCGATATTCTGGTCGTTGTTGGCCGAAATGGTGGCCACCTGCTCGATCTTGGCGAAATCCGAACCGACCTCCTGACTCTGCTTGCGGAGCGACTCCACGACCTTCGAAACGGCCTTGTCGATACCGCGTTTCAGGTCCATCGGGTTGGCGCCGGCCGTCACGTTCTTCAGGCCCACGCTGATGATCGACTGCGCCAGCACGGTCGCGGTCGTCGTACCGTCGCCCGCGTCGTCGTTGGTCTTCGAAGCGACCTCCCGGACCATCTGGGCGCCCATGTTGGCGAAAGCGTCCTCCAGCTCGACCTCCTTGGCTACGGTCACACCGTCCTTGGTGATCTGCGGAGCGCCGAATTTCTTGTCGATGATCACGTTGCGGCCTTTGGGTCCCAACGTTACCTTTACGGCGTTCGACAGCGCGTCGACACCCTCCTTGAGCAGCTCGCGCGCCTCTACGTTGTATTTAATATCTTTTGCCATGACTTTCAGTTTTTATGTATTCCTTTCGTAAACTTTTCCTTAAAGTCTCCCTTTGACAAAGGGAGATTTAGAGGAAATGTAAAAATTCGTGGTCTGAATAGCCGGTGATCATCGTCAGATGATCGCCAAAATATCGTTCTGTTTCATGATGAGGTAATCCACGCCGTCGATCTGAATCTCCTGACCGGCATACTTGCCGTAGAGGACCTGATCGCCCACTTTGACCTCCATCTTGACCTCCGAGGTGCCGGGGCCCACTGCAACGACCTTACCTGCCAGCGGTTTTTCCTTTGCCGTGTCGGGGATGATCAATCCACCGGCTGTCTTCTCCTCCGCGGGATTCGGGAGAACCAGCACACGGTCTGATAACGGTTTTACATTCATAGCTTTTACTTTTTAGTTGTACTGATATATTGGTTTTATTCGCTTTCGCAACCTCAGATCCATCAATAGATGTGCCAACCGTTTTTTGGCAGGTTTCGTGTGACAAACGAGCAGTGGAGACTGACATTTTGTCACCCGGAACATTTTCCCGAAGATTTTTAAGCCAAAAATTTTGCACGGACCGAAAAATCGTATTACATTTGCATCCCGATACGACGAGTGCGTATCGACATGGTGGATGTAGCTCAGTCGGTTAGAGCGTCGGATTGTGGTTCCGAAGGTCGTGGGTTCGAGCCCCATCTTCCACCCTTGAAAGGGTCTTCGAAAGAAGACCTTTTTTGTTGACACACCGGACTTTAGAGAAGGCAATGATTGCTCATCCGGTCCCACATGCAAATTTACCCGTTAACCAATAATTTTTGCAGCATGGACCCAAAGAACACCATCAAGGAGTACACCAACGGCGAGATCGTTATCGTCTGGCAGCCGGAACTTTGTACACACGCAGGCGTCTGCGTAAAGATGCTGCCCAAGGTTTACAATCCGAGAGAGCGGCCTTGGGTAAAACCGGAGAACGCCTCGACGGCCGAGCTCATCGCCCAAATCGACAAATGCCCCTCGGGAGCGCTGTCGTACCGGATGGCCGAGAAGTAAAAACAAAACCCGGATGTCTCGTCGACATCCGGGTTTCTTGTATCCGGTCCGCAGATTACTTGCGGTATACCTTCGTGTAGCCGTAAACAGCCTCGTCGCCGAGCTCCTCCTCGATACGGAGCAACTGGTTGTACTTGGCCATGCGGTCCGAACGCGAAGCCGAGCCGGTCTTGATCTGGCCTGAGTTCGTAGCCACGGCGATGTCGGCGATCGTCGAGTCCTCGGTCTCACCCGAGCGGTGCGACGTTACCGACGTGTAGCCTGCACGGTGAGCCATCTCGATAGCGTCGAGCGTCTCGGTCAGCGTACCGATCTGGTTTACCTTGATGAGGATCGAG is a window encoding:
- the groL gene encoding chaperonin GroEL (60 kDa chaperone family; promotes refolding of misfolded polypeptides especially under stressful conditions; forms two stacked rings of heptamers to form a barrel-shaped 14mer; ends can be capped by GroES; misfolded proteins enter the barrel where they are refolded when GroES binds), with amino-acid sequence MAKDIKYNVEARELLKEGVDALSNAVKVTLGPKGRNVIIDKKFGAPQITKDGVTVAKEVELEDAFANMGAQMVREVASKTNDDAGDGTTTATVLAQSIISVGLKNVTAGANPMDLKRGIDKAVSKVVESLRKQSQEVGSDFAKIEQVATISANNDQNIGKLIAEAMAKVNNEGVITVEEAKGTETHVEVVEGMQFDRGYISAYFITDTEKMEAQLEKPYILITDKKISTMKELMGVLEPVAQSGRSLLIIAEDVDGEALSALVVNKLRGTLKIAACKAPGFGDRRKEMLEDIAVLTGGTVISADKGMKIEDATLDMLGTADKVTLNKENTTIVDGAGKKEEIASRVAQIRAGIDKATSDYDKEKLQERLAKLAGGVAVLYVGAATEVEMKEKKDRVDDALAATRAAVEEGIVPGGGVAYIRATATLEGMKGDNEDQTTGIQIVKRAIEEPLRQIVENAGGEGSVVVNKVKEGKDAFGYNARDDKYEDLLKAGIIDPTKVSRVALENAASIASMFLTTECVLAEKKSDAPAMPAMPGGGMGGMM
- a CDS encoding (4Fe-4S)-binding protein; its protein translation is MDPKNTIKEYTNGEIVIVWQPELCTHAGVCVKMLPKVYNPRERPWVKPENASTAELIAQIDKCPSGALSYRMAEK
- a CDS encoding co-chaperone GroES — translated: MNVKPLSDRVLVLPNPAEEKTAGGLIIPDTAKEKPLAGKVVAVGPGTSEVKMEVKVGDQVLYGKYAGQEIQIDGVDYLIMKQNDILAII